A part of Vulpes vulpes isolate BD-2025 chromosome 15, VulVul3, whole genome shotgun sequence genomic DNA contains:
- the PPRC1 gene encoding peroxisome proliferator-activated receptor gamma coactivator-related protein 1 isoform X3 encodes MAARRGRRDGVAPSPSGGPGPDPGGGVRGSSWGNRSQAPYATVGSVSGGEQVLLHEEGEDSGFVSLSRLGPCLRDKDLEMEELILQDETLLGTMQSYMDASLISLIEDFGSLGESRLSLEDQNEVSLLTALTEILDNADSENLSPFDSIPDSELLVSPREGSSLHKLLTLSRTPPECDLITPVDTLGPSTGSSRVEMSLSDPPWDFSPPSFLETSSPKLPSWRSSRSRARRGQSPPPQQRSDGEEEEEVANFGGQMLAGELDNSVSNIPDFPMHLACPKEEEKTSASEMAVQAAGDESISSLSELVRAMHPYCLPNLTHLTALEDELQEQPDDLTLPEDCVVLEIVGQAATAGNDLEIPVVVRQIPTRPQPVLLDDSLEASPALKLLMPTLESETEVAVPKEDLCPEKERLSVDSQEKLESVCLLKPREVMEPMMPKEPHNTPTNTMLSSQRARKGRKKKSKEQPASCAEGYTRRLRSSSRGQPTMATEVTSQARNVPQEEPQKEVGPPRSRGKPRAWARAWAAALEKPSSGNLESSAGQASCAKEDPLDRYSNLVDSIQANPVPTHVSARANRMPLDAVETDPTEVHPVLADPVPVDPALVDLASANPELVVSLPADPVLIDPVLADSAEIDPTVVVPISDDLPPGDPVPANSAPVDSVPSDLAPVDPVLVKSRPSDPRRGAVSSVQGNPAPRLLLESESLDPLKAVIPEVQEVGGPVKVESSTSATTQEARPRPLSLSEYRRRRQQRQAEAEEKSPQPPAGKWPSLPETPTGLADIPCLIIPPAPAKKTTLQRSPEVPPEACFVPVGPSPASSSPEPPVSKSVASTTIEQVPSQELPLPARPLPPVQPMPPTMPTALPFPPGGLGLTPVLPLPTSGQAIPSLPPPPLQPPSLPMSMRPVPPDPYTHYAPVPPWPCYPPVSPSGYPCLPPPPTMPLVSGTPGTYAVPPTCNVPWVPPPAPVPPYSSSCAYGPLGWGPGLQHPPFWPTLPPPPLPLASVGRAAPPPKVEPSGIPAGPSESVLPGSMAPPLCLGSAGQGAPPIEPTKVEVKSMPASPHMKHRMSSPVQSPQIKAPPCLSAESVAVEEPASERLKPETQEARPREKPLSSVAKAISTPTPKQSTISKLPAVHPARLRKLSFLPTPRTQGPEDVVQAFISEIGIEASDLSSLLEQFEKSEAKKECPPPAPADSLAVGNSGSVDTPQEKRPLDRLQAPELANVAGLTPPATPPHQLWKPLAAVSLLAKAKSPKSTAQEGTLKPEGVTEAKHPAATRLQEGVHGPSPVHVGSGDHDYCVRSRTPPRKTPALVIPEVGSRWNVKRHQDITIKPVLSLGSVTPLPPRTAASQEPLDHRTSSEQADPPAPCLAPSTLLSPEASPCRNDMNSRTPPEPSAKQRSVRCYRKACRSASPPSRGWQGCRGRSSRSVSSGSNRTSEASSSSSSSSSSSSRSRSRSRSLSPPHKRWRRSSCSSSGRSRRCSSSSSSSSSSSSSSSSSSSSRSRSRSPSPRRRSDRRRRYSSYRSHDHYQRQRVLQKERAIEERRVVFIGKIPGRMTRSELKQRFSVFGEIEECTIHFRVQGDNYGFVTYRYAEEAFAAIESGHKLRQADEQPFDLCFGGRRQFCKRSYSDLDSNREDFDPAPVKSKFDSLDFDTLLKQAQKNLRR; translated from the exons ATGGCGGCGCGCCGGGGACGCAGAGACGGAGTCGCGCCGTCTCCGAGTGGGGGCCCCGGACCCGACCCCGGCGGTGGAGTCCGCGGCAGCAGTTGGGGGAATCGGAGCCAAGCGCCTTATGCGACTGTAGGCTCTGTGAGTGGCGGGGAGCAG GTGCTGCTGCATGAGGAAGGGGAGGATTCTGGTTTTGTCAGTCTGTCTCGGCTTGGCCCCTGCCTGCGGGATAAGGACCTGGAGATGGAGGAGCTGATACTGCAGGATGAGACACTGCTGGGGACCATGCAGAGCTACATGGATGCCTCCCTCATCTCCCTCATTGAGGATTTTGGGAGCCTTGGGGAG AGCAGGCTATCTCTGGAGGACCAGAATGAAGTGTCACTACTTACAGCTCTGACAGAGATCTTGGACAATGCAGATTCCGAGAACCTGTCTCCGTTTGACAGCATTCCTGACTCAGAACTACTTGTGTCACCTCGGGAGGGCTCCTCT ctGCACAAGCTGCTCACTCTCTCCCGGACACCCCCAGAATGTGACCTCATCACCCCGGTTGACACACTGGGGCCCAGCACAGGCAGTAGTAGA GTTGAGATGTCTCTCTCAGATCCTCCTTGGGACTTCTCCCCACCTTCCTTCTTAGAAACCTCTTCTCCTAAGCTTCCTAGCTGGAGATCCTCCAGGTCAAGAGCTCGCCGGGGCcaatcccctcctccccagcagcGTAGtgatggggaagaggaggaggaggtggccaACTTCGGTGGCCAGATGCTTGCTGGGGAACTCGACAACTCCGTGAGCAATATCCCAGACTTTCCTATGCACCTGGCCTGCcccaaggaggaagagaaaacctCAGCCTCAGAGATGGCAGTGCAAGCAGCTGGTGACGAGAGCATCTCCTCCTTGAGTGAGCTGGTACGGGCCATGCATCCCTATTGCCTGCCCAACCTCACCCACCTGACAGCACTTGAGGATGAGCTTCAGGAGCAGCCGGATGATTTGACACTGCCTGAGGATTGTGTGGTGCTGGAGATAGTGGGCCAGGCAGCCACAGCTGGTAATGACCTGGAGATCCCAGTTGTGGTACGGCAGATCCCTACCAGACCCCAGCCTGTGCTCCTGGATGACTCACTAGAGGCCAGTCCAGCTTTGAAGCTACTCATGCCTACGCTGGAGTCAGAGACAGAGGTTGCTGTGCCCAAGGAAGACCTCTGCCCTGAGAAAGAGAGGTTGTCAGTGGACTCCCAGGAAAAGCTAGAGTCAGTCTGCTTGTTGAAGCCCAGGGAGGTCATGGAGCCAATGATGCCCAAGGAGCCTCACAACACACCAACCAACACAATGCTGAGCTCCCAGAGAGCTCGAAAGGGCAGgaagaagaagagcaaagagCAGCCAGCATCCTGTGCAGAAGGCTATACCAGGAGGCTGAGGTCATCTTCTCGTGGGCAGCCTACCATGGCTACAGAGGTGACCTCTCAGGCAAGAAATGTGCCTCAGGAGGAACCTCAAAAAGAGGTTGGGCCTCCTCGTAGTAGAGGGAAGCCCCGGGCTTGGGCTCGGGCCTGGGCAGCTGCCTTGGAGAAACCTAGCTCTGGGAACTTGGAGAGTAGTGCTGGGCAAGCTAGTTGTGCTAAAGAAGATCCTCTAGACCGTTACTCCAACCTTGTTGACAGCATCCAAGCCAACCCTGTTCCAACCCATGTCTCTGCTCGAGCCAACCGCATGCCACTTGACGCTGTTGAAACTGATCCCACTGAAGTTCATCCTGTTCTAGCTGACCCTGTACCTGTTGATCCTGCACTGGTTGACCTTGCTTCGGCAAACCCAGAACTGGTTGTCTCTCTGCCAGCTGACCCAGTGCTGATTGACCCAGTTCTGGCTGACTCAGCAGAAATTGACCCTACAGTGGTTGTTCCCATCTCAGATGACTTGCCACCAGGTGACCCTGTCCCAGCTAACTCAGCACCAGTTGACTCTGTTCCCAGTGACCTGGCTCCAGTTGATCCTGTGCTAGTTAAGTCTAGGCCATCTGATCCCAGACGTGGTGCAGTGTCATCAGTCCAGGGGAATCCAGCTCCCCGGCTCCTTCTAGAGTCAGAGTCCTTGGACCCTCTAAAGGCTGTCATCCCCGAAGTCCAGGAGGTTGGGGGTCCTGTGAAGGTAGAAAGTAGTACGAGTGCCACAACCCAGGAAGCCAGACCTCGGCCTCTTAGCCTGTCAGAGTACCGGCGACGAAGGCAACAGCGCcaagcagaggcagaagagaagagtccccagcccccagctgggAAGTGGCCCAGTCTCCCAGAGACTCCCACAGGGCTAGCAGACATCCCTTGTCTTATCATCCCACCAGCCCCTGCCAAGAAGACAACTTTGCAGAGAAGTCCTGAGGTTCCCCCTGAGGCTTGTTTTGTGCCTGTGGGTCCCAGCCCTGCTTCTTCTAGTCCTGAGCCACCTGTAAGCAAATCTGTGGCCTCAACTACCATTGAGCAGGTGCCATCCCAAGAGCTACCACTACCAGCAAGACCTCTACCTCCTGTGCAGCCCATGCCTCCCACAATGCCCACTGCTTTGCCTTTTCCTCCAGGTGGGCTAGGCCTGACCCCCGTGCTGCCCCTTCCTACAAGTGGGCAGGCGATCCCCAGtctgcccccaccaccactgcAGCCTCCCAGTCTTCCAATGTCTATGAGGCCAGTGCCACCTGATCCCTATACTCATTATGCTCCTGTGCCACCTTGGCCTTGTTATCCCCCTGTGTCCCCTTCTGGCTATCCTTGCCTGCCCCCCCCACCAACAATGCCCCTGGTATCTGGTACTCCTGGCACCTATGCTGTGCCCCCCACTTGCAATGTGCCTTGGGTacctcctccagccccagtccCACCTTATAGCTCCAGCTGTGCCTATGGGCCCTTGGGATGGGGTCCAGGGCTGCAACACCCTCCATTCTGGCCTACTTTGCCACCACCTCCTTTGCCTCTAGCATCTGTTGGGAGAGCTGCTCCTCCACCCAAGGTGGAGCCCAGTGGCATTCCAGCTGGCCCTTCTGAAAGTGTACTTCCTGGGTCAATGGCTCCTCCCCTCTGTCTTGGGTCAGCTGGCCAGGGAGCTCCACCAATAGAGCCCACCAAGGTAGAGGTCAAGTCCATGCCTGCATCTCCTCATATGAAACACAGGATGTCCTCCCCAGTGCAAAGCCCCCAGATCAAGGCTCCACCATGTCTGTCTGCTGAGAGTGTGGCTGTTGAAGAGCCTGCGTCAGAGAGGCTAAAGCCTGAGACCCAAGAagccaggcccagggagaagcccCTCTCTTCTGTTGCCAAGGCTATTTCCACACCCACACCAAAGCAGAGCACTATATCTAAGCTGCCTGCTGTCCACCCAGCCCGTCTAAGGAAACTCTCCTTCCTGCCTACCCCACGTACTCAAGGCCCTGAGGATGTGGTACAGGCCTTCATCAGTGAGATTG GAATTGAGGCTTCAGACCTGTCCAGTCTgctggaacagtttgagaaatCCGAAG CCAAAAAGGAGTGCCCTCCCCCGGCTCCTGCTGACAGCCTGGCTGTAGGAAACTCAGG CAGCGTTGACACTCCCCAGGAGAAGAGGCCCCTAGACCGGTTACAAGCCCCAGAACTGGCCAACGTGGCAG GGCTCACCCCTCCAGCTACCCCTCCCCACCAATTATGGAAGCCCCTGGCTGCTGTCTCACTGCTGGCCAAAGCCAAATCTCCTAAGTCCACCGCCCAGGAGGGAACCCTGAAGCCTGAAGGAGTTACAGAGGCCAAACATCCAGCTGCAACCCGCCTCCAAGAAGGGGTCCATGGCCCTAGTCCAGTCCATGTGGGCTCTGGGGACCATGACTATTGTGTCCGGAGCAGGACTCCCCCCAGAAAGACGCCTGCCCTAGTCATTCCAGAGGTGGGCTCCCGATGGAACGTCAAACGCCATCAGGACATCACCATCAAACCGGTCTTGTCCTTGGGCTCAgtcacccccctgcccccacgcACAGCTGCCTCCCAGGAGCCACTTGATCACAGGACTAGCAGTGAGCAGGCAGATCCCCCAGCTCCTTGCCTCGCGCCATCCACCTTGCTGTCCCCTGAGGCCTCACCTTGCCGGAATGACATGAACAGTAGAACTCCCCCTGAGCCCTCAGCCAAGCAGCGGTCAGTGCGCTGTTACCGAAAAGCCTGCAGGTCAGCCAGCCCCCCAAGCCGGGGCTGGCAGGGCTGCCGTGGCCGCAGCAGCCGTTCTGTCAGCTCTGGGTCCAACCGGACCAGCGAAGcatcttcctcctcatcctcatcgTCGTCTTCCTCatcccggtcccggtcccggtcccggtccctctcccccccacacaAGAGGTGGCGAAG ATCCAGTTGCAGTTCCTCTGGACGTTCCCGAAGatgctcttcctcttcctcctcctcatcttcttcctcatcttcctcatcttcGTCATCCAGTTCTCGAAGCCGGTCCCGCTCCCCATCCCCCCGACGGAGAAGTGACAGGAGGCGGCG GTACAGTTCTTATCGTTCACATGACCATTACCAAAGGCAGAGAGTGCTGCAGAAGGAGCGTGCAATA GAGGAGAGAAGAGTGGTCTTTATTGGGAAGATACCTGGCCGAATGACTAGGTCAGAACTGAAACAGAGGTTCTCTGTTTTCGGAGAGATTGAGGAGTGCACTATCCACTTCCGTGTCCAAGG TGACAACTATGGTTTCGTTACCTACCGCTATGCTGAGGAGGCATTTGCAGCCATCGAGAGTGGCCACAAGCTGAGGCAGGCAGATGAACAGCCCTTTGATCTCTGCTTTGGGGGCCGCAGGCAGTTCTGCAAGAGAAGCTATTCTGATCTTG ACTCCAACCGGGAAGACTTTGACCCTGCTCCTGTAAAGAGTAAATTCGATTCTCTTGACTTTGACACATTGTTGAAACAGGCCCAGAAGAACCTCAGGAGGTAA
- the PPRC1 gene encoding peroxisome proliferator-activated receptor gamma coactivator-related protein 1 isoform X9 has protein sequence MAARRGRRDGVAPSPSGGPGPDPGGGVRGSSWGNRSQAPYATVGSVSGGEQVLLHEEGEDSGFVSLSRLGPCLRDKDLEMEELILQDETLLGTMQSYMDASLISLIEDFGSLGESRLSLEDQNEVSLLTALTEILDNADSENLSPFDSIPDSELLVSPREGSSLHKLLTLSRTPPECDLITPVDTLGPSTGSSRVEMSLSDPPWDFSPPSFLETSSPKLPSWRSSRSRARRGQSPPPQQRSDGEEEEEVANFGGQMLAGELDNSVSNIPDFPMHLACPKEEEKTSASEMAVQAAGDESISSLSELVRAMHPYCLPNLTHLTALEDELQEQPDDLTLPEDCVVLEIVGQAATAGNDLEIPVVVRQIPTRPQPVLLDDSLEASPALKLLMPTLESETEVAVPKEDLCPEKERLSVDSQEKLESVCLLKPREVMEPMMPKEPHNTPTNTMLSSQRARKGRKKKSKEQPASCAEGYTRRLRSSSRGQPTMATEVTSQARNVPQEEPQKEVGPPRSRGKPRAWARAWAAALEKPSSGNLESSAGQASCAKEDPLDRYSNLVDSIQANPVPTHVSARANRMPLDAVETDPTEVHPVLADPVPVDPALVDLASANPELVVSLPADPVLIDPVLADSAEIDPTVVVPISDDLPPGDPVPANSAPVDSVPSDLAPVDPVLVKSRPSDPRRGAVSSVQGNPAPRLLLESESLDPLKAVIPEVQEVGGPVKVESSTSATTQEARPRPLSLSEYRRRRQQRQAEAEEKSPQPPAGKWPSLPETPTGLADIPCLIIPPAPAKKTTLQRSPEVPPEACFVPVGPSPASSSPEPPVSKSVASTTIEQVPSQELPLPARPLPPVQPMPPTMPTALPFPPGGLGLTPVLPLPTSGQAIPSLPPPPLQPPSLPMSMRPVPPDPYTHYAPVPPWPCYPPVSPSGYPCLPPPPTMPLVSGTPGTYAVPPTCNVPWVPPPAPVPPYSSSCAYGPLGWGPGLQHPPFWPTLPPPPLPLASVGRAAPPPKVEPSGIPAGPSESVLPGSMAPPLCLGSAGQGAPPIEPTKVEVKSMPASPHMKHRMSSPVQSPQIKAPPCLSAESVAVEEPASERLKPETQEARPREKPLSSVAKAISTPTPKQSTISKLPAVHPARLRKLSFLPTPRTQGPEDVVQAFISEIGIEASDLSSLLEQFEKSEAKKECPPPAPADSLAVGNSGSSCSSSGRSRRCSSSSSSSSSSSSSSSSSSSSRSRSRSPSPRRRSDRRRRYSSYRSHDHYQRQRVLQKERAIEERRVVFIGKIPGRMTRSELKQRFSVFGEIEECTIHFRVQGDNYGFVTYRYAEEAFAAIESGHKLRQADEQPFDLCFGGRRQFCKRSYSDLDSNREDFDPAPVKSKFDSLDFDTLLKQAQKNLRR, from the exons ATGGCGGCGCGCCGGGGACGCAGAGACGGAGTCGCGCCGTCTCCGAGTGGGGGCCCCGGACCCGACCCCGGCGGTGGAGTCCGCGGCAGCAGTTGGGGGAATCGGAGCCAAGCGCCTTATGCGACTGTAGGCTCTGTGAGTGGCGGGGAGCAG GTGCTGCTGCATGAGGAAGGGGAGGATTCTGGTTTTGTCAGTCTGTCTCGGCTTGGCCCCTGCCTGCGGGATAAGGACCTGGAGATGGAGGAGCTGATACTGCAGGATGAGACACTGCTGGGGACCATGCAGAGCTACATGGATGCCTCCCTCATCTCCCTCATTGAGGATTTTGGGAGCCTTGGGGAG AGCAGGCTATCTCTGGAGGACCAGAATGAAGTGTCACTACTTACAGCTCTGACAGAGATCTTGGACAATGCAGATTCCGAGAACCTGTCTCCGTTTGACAGCATTCCTGACTCAGAACTACTTGTGTCACCTCGGGAGGGCTCCTCT ctGCACAAGCTGCTCACTCTCTCCCGGACACCCCCAGAATGTGACCTCATCACCCCGGTTGACACACTGGGGCCCAGCACAGGCAGTAGTAGA GTTGAGATGTCTCTCTCAGATCCTCCTTGGGACTTCTCCCCACCTTCCTTCTTAGAAACCTCTTCTCCTAAGCTTCCTAGCTGGAGATCCTCCAGGTCAAGAGCTCGCCGGGGCcaatcccctcctccccagcagcGTAGtgatggggaagaggaggaggaggtggccaACTTCGGTGGCCAGATGCTTGCTGGGGAACTCGACAACTCCGTGAGCAATATCCCAGACTTTCCTATGCACCTGGCCTGCcccaaggaggaagagaaaacctCAGCCTCAGAGATGGCAGTGCAAGCAGCTGGTGACGAGAGCATCTCCTCCTTGAGTGAGCTGGTACGGGCCATGCATCCCTATTGCCTGCCCAACCTCACCCACCTGACAGCACTTGAGGATGAGCTTCAGGAGCAGCCGGATGATTTGACACTGCCTGAGGATTGTGTGGTGCTGGAGATAGTGGGCCAGGCAGCCACAGCTGGTAATGACCTGGAGATCCCAGTTGTGGTACGGCAGATCCCTACCAGACCCCAGCCTGTGCTCCTGGATGACTCACTAGAGGCCAGTCCAGCTTTGAAGCTACTCATGCCTACGCTGGAGTCAGAGACAGAGGTTGCTGTGCCCAAGGAAGACCTCTGCCCTGAGAAAGAGAGGTTGTCAGTGGACTCCCAGGAAAAGCTAGAGTCAGTCTGCTTGTTGAAGCCCAGGGAGGTCATGGAGCCAATGATGCCCAAGGAGCCTCACAACACACCAACCAACACAATGCTGAGCTCCCAGAGAGCTCGAAAGGGCAGgaagaagaagagcaaagagCAGCCAGCATCCTGTGCAGAAGGCTATACCAGGAGGCTGAGGTCATCTTCTCGTGGGCAGCCTACCATGGCTACAGAGGTGACCTCTCAGGCAAGAAATGTGCCTCAGGAGGAACCTCAAAAAGAGGTTGGGCCTCCTCGTAGTAGAGGGAAGCCCCGGGCTTGGGCTCGGGCCTGGGCAGCTGCCTTGGAGAAACCTAGCTCTGGGAACTTGGAGAGTAGTGCTGGGCAAGCTAGTTGTGCTAAAGAAGATCCTCTAGACCGTTACTCCAACCTTGTTGACAGCATCCAAGCCAACCCTGTTCCAACCCATGTCTCTGCTCGAGCCAACCGCATGCCACTTGACGCTGTTGAAACTGATCCCACTGAAGTTCATCCTGTTCTAGCTGACCCTGTACCTGTTGATCCTGCACTGGTTGACCTTGCTTCGGCAAACCCAGAACTGGTTGTCTCTCTGCCAGCTGACCCAGTGCTGATTGACCCAGTTCTGGCTGACTCAGCAGAAATTGACCCTACAGTGGTTGTTCCCATCTCAGATGACTTGCCACCAGGTGACCCTGTCCCAGCTAACTCAGCACCAGTTGACTCTGTTCCCAGTGACCTGGCTCCAGTTGATCCTGTGCTAGTTAAGTCTAGGCCATCTGATCCCAGACGTGGTGCAGTGTCATCAGTCCAGGGGAATCCAGCTCCCCGGCTCCTTCTAGAGTCAGAGTCCTTGGACCCTCTAAAGGCTGTCATCCCCGAAGTCCAGGAGGTTGGGGGTCCTGTGAAGGTAGAAAGTAGTACGAGTGCCACAACCCAGGAAGCCAGACCTCGGCCTCTTAGCCTGTCAGAGTACCGGCGACGAAGGCAACAGCGCcaagcagaggcagaagagaagagtccccagcccccagctgggAAGTGGCCCAGTCTCCCAGAGACTCCCACAGGGCTAGCAGACATCCCTTGTCTTATCATCCCACCAGCCCCTGCCAAGAAGACAACTTTGCAGAGAAGTCCTGAGGTTCCCCCTGAGGCTTGTTTTGTGCCTGTGGGTCCCAGCCCTGCTTCTTCTAGTCCTGAGCCACCTGTAAGCAAATCTGTGGCCTCAACTACCATTGAGCAGGTGCCATCCCAAGAGCTACCACTACCAGCAAGACCTCTACCTCCTGTGCAGCCCATGCCTCCCACAATGCCCACTGCTTTGCCTTTTCCTCCAGGTGGGCTAGGCCTGACCCCCGTGCTGCCCCTTCCTACAAGTGGGCAGGCGATCCCCAGtctgcccccaccaccactgcAGCCTCCCAGTCTTCCAATGTCTATGAGGCCAGTGCCACCTGATCCCTATACTCATTATGCTCCTGTGCCACCTTGGCCTTGTTATCCCCCTGTGTCCCCTTCTGGCTATCCTTGCCTGCCCCCCCCACCAACAATGCCCCTGGTATCTGGTACTCCTGGCACCTATGCTGTGCCCCCCACTTGCAATGTGCCTTGGGTacctcctccagccccagtccCACCTTATAGCTCCAGCTGTGCCTATGGGCCCTTGGGATGGGGTCCAGGGCTGCAACACCCTCCATTCTGGCCTACTTTGCCACCACCTCCTTTGCCTCTAGCATCTGTTGGGAGAGCTGCTCCTCCACCCAAGGTGGAGCCCAGTGGCATTCCAGCTGGCCCTTCTGAAAGTGTACTTCCTGGGTCAATGGCTCCTCCCCTCTGTCTTGGGTCAGCTGGCCAGGGAGCTCCACCAATAGAGCCCACCAAGGTAGAGGTCAAGTCCATGCCTGCATCTCCTCATATGAAACACAGGATGTCCTCCCCAGTGCAAAGCCCCCAGATCAAGGCTCCACCATGTCTGTCTGCTGAGAGTGTGGCTGTTGAAGAGCCTGCGTCAGAGAGGCTAAAGCCTGAGACCCAAGAagccaggcccagggagaagcccCTCTCTTCTGTTGCCAAGGCTATTTCCACACCCACACCAAAGCAGAGCACTATATCTAAGCTGCCTGCTGTCCACCCAGCCCGTCTAAGGAAACTCTCCTTCCTGCCTACCCCACGTACTCAAGGCCCTGAGGATGTGGTACAGGCCTTCATCAGTGAGATTG GAATTGAGGCTTCAGACCTGTCCAGTCTgctggaacagtttgagaaatCCGAAG CCAAAAAGGAGTGCCCTCCCCCGGCTCCTGCTGACAGCCTGGCTGTAGGAAACTCAGG ATCCAGTTGCAGTTCCTCTGGACGTTCCCGAAGatgctcttcctcttcctcctcctcatcttcttcctcatcttcctcatcttcGTCATCCAGTTCTCGAAGCCGGTCCCGCTCCCCATCCCCCCGACGGAGAAGTGACAGGAGGCGGCG GTACAGTTCTTATCGTTCACATGACCATTACCAAAGGCAGAGAGTGCTGCAGAAGGAGCGTGCAATA GAGGAGAGAAGAGTGGTCTTTATTGGGAAGATACCTGGCCGAATGACTAGGTCAGAACTGAAACAGAGGTTCTCTGTTTTCGGAGAGATTGAGGAGTGCACTATCCACTTCCGTGTCCAAGG TGACAACTATGGTTTCGTTACCTACCGCTATGCTGAGGAGGCATTTGCAGCCATCGAGAGTGGCCACAAGCTGAGGCAGGCAGATGAACAGCCCTTTGATCTCTGCTTTGGGGGCCGCAGGCAGTTCTGCAAGAGAAGCTATTCTGATCTTG ACTCCAACCGGGAAGACTTTGACCCTGCTCCTGTAAAGAGTAAATTCGATTCTCTTGACTTTGACACATTGTTGAAACAGGCCCAGAAGAACCTCAGGAGGTAA